Proteins from a single region of Egicoccus sp. AB-alg2:
- a CDS encoding helix-turn-helix domain-containing protein has translation MHRVAAVINQGCLTFDLAVPCEVFGWDRSYLAEDWYDFRVVAADPPPIRTATGFTIDTPHRLDVLAEADTILIPGWSDPEVAPSAELVETLHAAHERGTRLVSICVGAFVLAAAGLLDGRPATTHWAYADRFRTRFPRVRLDPRVLYVDDGQILTSAGTAAGLDLCLHLVRLDHGAEVANGVARMVVTPPHREGGQAQYIERPLAAPGRGSELQPTLEWALTRLDEPLSVGVLARHASMSPRTFARRFRQVAGTTPGEWLLEQRLTLARRLLETTDGTVDWVAHRCGFASAATLRHHFAQRLATSPRAYRFTFRGTSDDSAGPRPLAGTQR, from the coding sequence ATGCACCGGGTCGCCGCCGTCATCAACCAGGGTTGTCTGACCTTCGACCTCGCCGTGCCGTGCGAGGTGTTCGGCTGGGACCGGTCCTACCTCGCCGAGGACTGGTACGACTTCCGGGTCGTGGCGGCCGATCCCCCGCCGATCCGCACGGCGACCGGCTTCACCATCGACACCCCGCACCGCCTGGACGTGCTCGCGGAGGCGGACACGATCCTGATCCCCGGGTGGTCGGACCCGGAGGTGGCGCCGTCCGCGGAGCTCGTGGAGACACTCCACGCCGCCCACGAGCGCGGCACGCGCCTGGTCTCCATCTGCGTCGGTGCGTTCGTGCTGGCGGCTGCGGGCCTCCTCGACGGGCGGCCGGCGACCACCCACTGGGCCTACGCCGATCGGTTCCGCACCCGCTTCCCCAGGGTGAGGCTGGACCCACGGGTGCTCTACGTCGACGACGGGCAGATCCTGACGTCGGCCGGCACGGCGGCCGGCCTGGACCTGTGCCTGCACCTGGTGCGCCTCGACCACGGCGCCGAGGTGGCCAACGGTGTCGCGCGCATGGTGGTGACGCCGCCGCACCGCGAAGGCGGGCAGGCGCAGTACATCGAACGTCCCCTCGCGGCGCCGGGTCGCGGCTCGGAGCTGCAGCCGACCCTGGAGTGGGCACTGACGCGGCTGGACGAGCCGCTGTCGGTCGGGGTGCTCGCCCGGCACGCCTCGATGAGCCCGCGGACCTTCGCCCGCCGCTTCCGTCAGGTCGCCGGCACCACCCCCGGCGAATGGCTGCTGGAGCAGCGCCTCACCCTGGCGCGGCGGCTGCTGGAGACCACCGACGGGACGGTCGACTGGGTGGCGCACCGCTGCGGGTTCGCGTCCGCCGCCACGCTGCGCCATCACTTCGCGCAGCGGCTGGCCACCTCGCCGCGGGCCTACCGGTTCACGTTCCGCGGCACCTCGGACGACTCCGCCGGTCCGCGACCGTTGGCAGGAACCCAGCGGTAG
- a CDS encoding nitrilase-related carbon-nitrogen hydrolase has translation MAAPTTDARQLPTSGPADPGDARRTPTRRLAPLVLLGAAGLCVAASTSNHAVPVLAWLAPVLLLRFVRTTPRTTGLVSAGVTYALAFAVAWHAQWPVPPLLLAGLATVFFLPYVVDRLLGPRLRPGPRTLLLPFAWISVEYALVYLPLLEGSPIGAWAAVVHSQYGQLPLLQLLAVTGQWGIAFLVAWTAAVANLVWDRGVADRQARRLGAGALMLLVLVLTAGGARLALAAAPEATVRVAGVVVENDEILVRTWSPVRQGMPLEHDDREALTDELTALHDRLFELSEREIAAGAQVVVWAEDNALVFREEADALVGRGQAFAAEHGIALFMGMVVIGTGEPADNQVVGVTPDGEVAFTYLKSFPAPGEGSRAGDGRIAWMDTPWGRIGAAICFDHDFPPLIRQAGRAGLDVMVNPADDTPVIDPLHPHMAVPRAIENGFAMVRPAQGARSIAVDALGRVLTVQEAVGPARSFAVDLPVAGRATAYARIGDVVAHVAMAGLVLVPLAGRRRAATGNPHATGGQWRTSKRS, from the coding sequence ATGGCTGCGCCGACCACCGATGCCCGTCAGCTGCCGACGTCCGGGCCAGCCGACCCGGGCGACGCCCGGCGGACGCCCACGCGACGGCTGGCACCCCTGGTGCTCCTGGGTGCCGCCGGCCTGTGCGTCGCGGCGTCGACGTCCAACCACGCCGTGCCCGTCCTGGCCTGGCTGGCGCCGGTGCTGCTGCTGCGGTTCGTGCGGACCACGCCGCGCACGACCGGGCTGGTGAGCGCCGGGGTGACGTACGCCCTCGCGTTCGCCGTCGCCTGGCACGCGCAGTGGCCGGTGCCGCCGCTGCTCCTGGCGGGGCTGGCCACCGTGTTCTTCCTGCCCTACGTGGTCGACCGGCTGCTCGGCCCACGACTGCGGCCGGGACCCCGAACGCTGCTGCTGCCGTTCGCCTGGATCTCGGTCGAGTACGCGCTGGTGTACCTGCCGCTCCTCGAAGGCAGTCCGATCGGTGCGTGGGCCGCCGTGGTGCACAGCCAGTACGGCCAACTGCCGCTGCTGCAACTGCTCGCCGTGACCGGTCAGTGGGGCATCGCGTTCCTCGTCGCCTGGACGGCGGCGGTGGCGAATCTGGTGTGGGACCGCGGTGTCGCCGACCGGCAGGCCCGCCGCCTCGGGGCCGGCGCACTGATGCTGCTGGTCCTCGTGCTGACCGCCGGCGGAGCCCGGCTGGCCCTCGCGGCTGCGCCGGAGGCGACGGTACGTGTAGCCGGCGTCGTGGTCGAGAACGACGAGATCCTGGTGCGGACCTGGAGCCCAGTCCGGCAGGGCATGCCGCTGGAGCACGACGACCGCGAGGCCTTGACCGACGAGCTCACGGCGTTGCACGACCGGCTCTTCGAGCTCAGCGAGCGCGAGATCGCCGCCGGGGCACAGGTCGTCGTCTGGGCCGAGGACAACGCCCTGGTCTTCCGTGAGGAGGCCGACGCGCTGGTCGGTCGCGGGCAGGCGTTCGCCGCCGAGCACGGCATCGCGCTGTTCATGGGCATGGTCGTGATCGGGACCGGCGAACCGGCCGACAACCAGGTGGTCGGCGTGACGCCCGACGGCGAGGTGGCGTTCACCTACCTGAAGTCGTTCCCCGCACCAGGCGAGGGCTCACGGGCCGGCGACGGACGCATCGCCTGGATGGACACCCCGTGGGGCCGGATCGGGGCCGCCATCTGCTTCGACCACGACTTTCCGCCGCTCATCCGCCAGGCCGGGCGGGCCGGCCTGGACGTCATGGTCAACCCGGCCGACGACACGCCGGTCATCGACCCGCTGCACCCGCACATGGCCGTCCCGCGTGCCATCGAGAACGGATTCGCCATGGTGCGCCCGGCGCAGGGCGCCCGCTCGATCGCCGTCGACGCGCTCGGCCGCGTCCTGACGGTGCAGGAGGCGGTCGGCCCCGCCCGCAGCTTCGCCGTCGACCTGCCGGTCGCGGGCCGTGCGACCGCCTACGCCCGAATCGGTGACGTCGTCGCCCACGTCGCGATGGCCGGCCTCGTCCTGGTGCCGCTCGCCGGGCGCCGACGCGCCGCGACCGGGAACCCGCACGCGACCGGGGGTCAGTGGCGCACGTCGAAGCGGTCGTGA
- a CDS encoding acylphosphatase has translation MTTNVARHLTVRGRVQGVFFRARTREQARRHGLTGWVANRADGSVEAWLEGPPDAVEAVERWIRDGGPPRAVVTEVEAAEDTPAGHDRFDVRH, from the coding sequence GTGACCACGAACGTCGCTCGGCACCTCACCGTGCGCGGCCGCGTCCAGGGCGTGTTCTTCCGGGCCCGGACGCGCGAGCAGGCGCGACGTCACGGACTCACCGGCTGGGTCGCCAACCGCGCCGACGGCAGCGTCGAGGCCTGGCTCGAAGGGCCGCCCGACGCCGTCGAAGCGGTGGAGCGCTGGATCCGTGACGGCGGCCCGCCGCGCGCCGTGGTCACCGAGGTGGAAGCGGCCGAGGACACCCCTGCCGGTCACGACCGCTTCGACGTGCGCCACTGA
- a CDS encoding putative signal transducing protein, translating to MGRIERFTSRADAELARSVLEDAGIPAYVSGDDAGGVHPDIPFGIGGTAVVVPDDRQQEAERLLRRELRDDVLDDAELEAAALAAGGQDVVGAPATATLPADETAGGPGRVVRAVVAVALVLLLFLAASTVLDLLR from the coding sequence ATGGGCCGCATCGAACGCTTCACCAGCCGCGCCGACGCCGAGCTGGCCCGCTCCGTCCTGGAGGACGCCGGCATCCCCGCCTACGTGTCCGGCGACGACGCCGGCGGCGTGCACCCGGACATCCCGTTCGGCATCGGCGGCACCGCCGTGGTCGTCCCCGACGACCGCCAGCAGGAGGCCGAGCGGCTCCTGCGTCGCGAACTGCGCGACGACGTCCTCGACGACGCGGAACTGGAGGCGGCCGCGCTGGCCGCCGGTGGCCAGGACGTCGTCGGCGCGCCCGCCACCGCCACGCTGCCCGCGGACGAGACCGCCGGCGGACCGGGCCGCGTGGTCCGCGCCGTCGTCGCGGTCGCGCTCGTCCTGCTGCTGTTCCTCGCGGCCTCGACCGTGCTCGACCTGCTGCGCTGA
- a CDS encoding proline--tRNA ligase — protein MLLRLSDLFLRTLRDDPVDAELPGHTALVRAGYVRRAGAGLHTWLPLGHLVLRNVERIIREEMDRIAQEVHFPALLPREAYERSGRWTEYGDALFRLQDRRGADHLLAPTHEEMFTLLVKDLYSSYKDLPLSLYQIQAKYRDEARPRAGLLRAREFVMKDSYSFDVDDAGLEAAYRRHRDAYVRIFDRLGLDYVVVSAVSGAMGGSTSEEFLCPTPVGEDTYVRSPGGYAANVEAVATPVPGPLPYDDAPPAHVEDTPDTPTIETLVAFANEHLPRPDRPWHAADTLKNVVVMLRAVDGTRAPLVVGVPGDRDVDTKRLQAQVDPAVVEPFTDEDFAAHPVLVKGYIGPQVLGEDAPGGIRYLVDPRVVEGTRWLTGANEAGRHVFDLVCGRDFRPDGTIEAAEVRAGDPAPDGSGPLELARGIEIGHIFQLGRKYAEALDLRVLDEHGKLVTVTMGSYGIGVSRAVAAIAETTVDELGLCWPRAVAPADVHVVVAGKDDAVEQAAERLAADLQAANVRVLLDDRPRLSAGVKFKDAELLGVPTIVVVGKRLQDGVVEVRDRRSGERSEVALDTAVEHLVAICGEERR, from the coding sequence GTGCTTCTGCGCCTGTCCGATCTCTTCCTACGCACCCTGCGTGACGACCCGGTCGACGCGGAGCTGCCCGGCCACACCGCCCTGGTGCGGGCCGGCTACGTCCGCCGTGCCGGCGCCGGCCTGCACACGTGGCTGCCGCTCGGGCACCTCGTGCTCCGCAACGTCGAGCGGATCATCCGCGAGGAGATGGACCGCATCGCCCAGGAGGTCCACTTCCCGGCGCTGCTGCCGCGCGAGGCCTACGAACGCAGTGGCCGATGGACGGAGTACGGCGACGCGCTGTTCCGGCTGCAGGACCGGCGCGGCGCCGACCACCTGCTGGCGCCCACGCACGAGGAGATGTTCACGCTGCTGGTCAAGGACCTGTACTCGTCCTACAAGGACCTGCCGCTGAGCCTGTACCAGATCCAGGCCAAGTACCGCGACGAGGCCCGGCCGCGGGCGGGGCTGCTGCGCGCCCGCGAGTTCGTCATGAAGGACTCGTACTCGTTCGACGTCGACGACGCCGGGCTGGAAGCCGCCTACCGGCGTCACCGGGACGCCTACGTCCGGATCTTCGACCGGCTCGGACTCGACTACGTCGTCGTGTCGGCCGTGTCGGGCGCCATGGGCGGTTCCACCAGCGAGGAGTTCCTCTGCCCCACGCCCGTCGGCGAGGACACCTACGTCCGCTCCCCCGGCGGGTACGCCGCCAACGTCGAGGCGGTCGCCACGCCGGTGCCCGGGCCACTCCCCTACGACGACGCGCCGCCGGCACACGTCGAGGACACGCCCGACACGCCCACGATCGAGACGCTGGTCGCCTTCGCCAACGAGCACCTGCCGCGTCCCGACCGCCCGTGGCACGCCGCCGACACCCTCAAGAACGTCGTCGTCATGCTGCGCGCGGTCGACGGCACGCGTGCACCGCTGGTCGTCGGCGTGCCCGGTGACCGCGACGTCGACACCAAGCGGCTCCAGGCGCAGGTCGACCCGGCGGTCGTCGAACCGTTCACCGACGAGGACTTCGCCGCCCACCCGGTGCTGGTCAAGGGCTACATCGGCCCGCAGGTGCTCGGCGAAGACGCTCCCGGCGGGATCCGCTACCTCGTCGACCCGCGCGTGGTCGAGGGCACCCGGTGGCTGACGGGTGCCAACGAGGCCGGCCGGCACGTCTTCGACCTCGTCTGCGGCCGTGACTTCCGGCCCGACGGCACCATCGAGGCGGCCGAGGTCCGCGCCGGTGACCCGGCGCCCGACGGCTCGGGCCCGCTGGAGCTGGCCCGCGGTATCGAGATCGGCCACATCTTCCAGCTCGGCCGCAAGTACGCCGAGGCCCTCGATCTGCGCGTCCTCGACGAGCACGGCAAGCTCGTGACGGTCACCATGGGCTCGTACGGCATCGGCGTGTCGCGGGCGGTGGCCGCGATCGCGGAGACCACGGTCGACGAGCTCGGCCTGTGCTGGCCGCGTGCCGTGGCGCCGGCGGACGTCCACGTCGTCGTCGCCGGCAAGGACGACGCCGTCGAGCAAGCGGCGGAGCGGCTGGCCGCGGACCTGCAGGCCGCGAACGTCCGCGTGCTCCTCGACGACCGGCCGCGGCTGAGCGCCGGGGTGAAGTTCAAGGACGCGGAGCTGCTCGGTG